One segment of Paenibacillus sp. FSL R7-0337 DNA contains the following:
- a CDS encoding glycoside hydrolase family 2 encodes MLRTSICLNGEWDFMPLYDQPRTRALPERLQYEARKIQVPSSWRYSYTAPSGSKFGEVAEYQFQPFDVYRYPGEWNEAEAGVLHRTFQVPETMLGQRIVLRFEGIMQKAAIYLDRERIAIWEDGFLPLRLDITALVKPGREQHLHVVCGSFDTAVLPSGETKITGLSGSWFGRIARGIWQDVFLEAYPPVTLEDLTIRTSVRQGRLEVDALISSTEEGPSPEGLRVLLQVRERKSGIPSAQAEPPHLSQPLAAVRPQPVLEAEAAVSLLPAQAAAGRQLCSNTGSREWGGAAFSLPWQEAMLWSPDSPVLYELELVLQSDGEILDRRSETFGFREFWCEGPQFMLNGIPVNLRGDSWHFQGAAQQTEDYIRGWYRMCRQAGINSIRLHAQPYPSDYLRIADEEGMLIVDETAIYGSSKSMDAAHPDFIGNCRAHVQRLVKRDKNHPSVILWSVQNEMRWVDGRDHYKQHIPGLIELMKALDDTRPVMVEGDNRLVSRQHTEVESRHYNIDGTIAQWDRQVPLTFGEHGGWWYICPQNSSMYSGMDVYKDSDTSAAGLAHKERLFVEYARRQGVSGISTFNFVHYFMRAMPEQELKLPQADLTTPGPKPAVIRAYSLSLNNGLLPEEYPVYRPNPAFAIMAAAFKPVTLIAAEYNRCFFDDAPVSRSFDVYNDTQSAQEVTVECEVIQGSHRVYSETFRFRHEPAQRQSIRLEWMPEAVHGEGAGAGEGAGIDAAVGEGEATLSARLFHGGELMHELEVSYRLLSGSCRTKPVEIALPAAYIGSDRDFQAIHTLVPALFRTEPETVEKLAAGTLLIVGSKMEDKDGALDRRLRGFVQRGGRLLLLEQLHLSPGRLPLTRREFIRAHAGDYGHPVLRGLGAEDLMYWHEELREDGPLPIIRAAFEKPVTGDFTLLLECSAGDFGDGGDLWSPLLEYRSGAGMFLANQLEIMDHLQRVPQAQLLLRSLLQYAGRAVHAAAPPAAGLNASAGPGIAASPGAAIKPAAAVTGSAAAAGRPAALAPAAARSAAVWVRSGGMAEALLGKLRLKGQSLDSAAGLSGLPPGLLVVEAELLGVPGAAEAVRQAALAGGSVLVLPAEPGGQEALARLLDAPVRIAPHGTYHLAADYAHAAVQGISPVDLFGFDKVHLSPRDVVNRELAVCRLEVPGAEVLCTSVEGTAWKDYFAGQHTAEYSRLALVELNRSQAAAPGAFVIRQAAGAGEILCSQLLTDPDSDKSLRLYTRLLANLGAAFDDELLLHDKEDAQWAVEAAMTLFCPPHIDYEAMKAYYTDPEFSLNNLGEGLYGWMKKKERRTDGTFLIPAPEGRPLFLSCFVHLPETADAASDSMNRDGTRTGRLRVNSACTFEIYMSGRLVADPEQEITLASGINRLIAIVRGAQEDIAFGMVFLNTDSTYMNDLEFRLTMDEVEPK; translated from the coding sequence ATGTTACGTACATCCATATGTCTCAATGGCGAGTGGGATTTCATGCCGCTCTATGACCAGCCGCGCACCCGCGCCCTTCCGGAGAGATTGCAATACGAGGCCCGCAAAATACAGGTCCCATCGAGCTGGCGCTACAGCTATACTGCGCCTTCGGGCAGCAAATTCGGCGAAGTCGCCGAGTATCAATTCCAGCCCTTCGATGTGTACAGATACCCCGGGGAATGGAATGAGGCTGAAGCCGGGGTGCTCCACCGCACCTTCCAGGTGCCGGAGACGATGCTGGGGCAGCGGATCGTACTGCGGTTCGAGGGCATTATGCAAAAAGCGGCAATCTATCTGGACCGCGAGCGGATTGCGATTTGGGAGGACGGCTTCCTGCCCTTGCGGCTGGATATCACCGCACTGGTGAAGCCCGGCCGGGAGCAGCATCTGCATGTAGTCTGCGGCAGCTTCGACACGGCGGTGCTTCCCTCCGGGGAGACCAAAATCACCGGACTCTCCGGCTCCTGGTTCGGCAGAATTGCCCGGGGCATCTGGCAGGATGTCTTCCTGGAGGCGTATCCGCCGGTAACGCTGGAGGATCTTACGATCCGTACCTCTGTCCGGCAGGGAAGGCTGGAAGTGGATGCTCTGATCAGCAGCACAGAAGAGGGCCCCTCACCCGAAGGTTTGCGGGTGCTCCTGCAGGTCAGGGAGCGGAAGTCCGGCATTCCGTCCGCGCAGGCAGAGCCGCCGCATCTGTCGCAGCCGCTGGCAGCTGTCCGTCCGCAGCCCGTACTTGAGGCGGAAGCCGCAGTATCGCTTCTTCCCGCGCAGGCTGCGGCCGGGCGGCAGTTATGCAGCAATACCGGCAGCCGGGAATGGGGCGGAGCGGCCTTCAGCCTGCCCTGGCAGGAGGCTATGCTGTGGAGCCCGGATTCCCCTGTCCTGTATGAGCTGGAGCTTGTGCTTCAATCGGACGGTGAGATTCTGGACCGCCGGAGCGAGACCTTCGGCTTCCGGGAGTTCTGGTGTGAGGGGCCGCAGTTTATGCTGAACGGGATTCCTGTTAATCTGCGGGGGGACTCTTGGCATTTTCAGGGGGCGGCCCAGCAGACTGAGGACTATATCCGGGGCTGGTACCGGATGTGCCGGCAGGCGGGCATTAACAGCATCCGGCTGCATGCGCAGCCCTATCCGTCCGATTATCTGCGGATTGCCGATGAGGAGGGGATGCTGATTGTCGATGAGACGGCTATCTACGGCTCCAGCAAAAGCATGGATGCCGCCCATCCCGATTTCATCGGCAATTGCCGCGCGCATGTGCAGCGGCTGGTGAAGCGGGACAAGAATCACCCTTCGGTCATTCTGTGGAGTGTACAGAACGAGATGCGCTGGGTGGACGGAAGGGATCACTACAAGCAGCATATTCCCGGCCTGATCGAGCTGATGAAGGCGCTGGATGATACCCGCCCGGTCATGGTGGAGGGGGATAACCGTCTGGTCTCCAGGCAGCATACCGAGGTGGAGAGCCGCCATTACAATATTGACGGCACGATCGCGCAGTGGGACCGGCAGGTTCCGCTCACCTTCGGCGAGCATGGCGGCTGGTGGTACATCTGTCCGCAGAACAGCAGTATGTACTCGGGAATGGATGTATATAAGGATTCGGACACAAGCGCTGCCGGTTTAGCCCACAAGGAGCGGCTGTTCGTGGAATATGCACGGCGGCAGGGCGTCTCAGGCATCTCTACCTTTAACTTTGTCCACTACTTCATGCGGGCGATGCCGGAGCAGGAGCTGAAGCTGCCGCAGGCCGATCTGACCACACCCGGTCCTAAGCCTGCTGTGATTCGGGCCTACTCGCTTTCGCTGAACAACGGGCTGCTGCCGGAGGAGTATCCGGTCTACAGGCCTAATCCTGCTTTTGCCATTATGGCCGCGGCCTTCAAGCCAGTCACGCTGATTGCCGCTGAATACAACCGCTGCTTCTTCGATGATGCGCCGGTCTCCCGCAGCTTCGATGTCTATAACGATACGCAGTCAGCGCAGGAAGTAACGGTCGAATGTGAAGTCATACAGGGCAGTCACAGGGTATATAGTGAGACCTTCCGCTTCCGTCATGAGCCTGCTCAGCGCCAGAGCATCCGCCTGGAATGGATGCCGGAGGCGGTCCATGGTGAAGGAGCTGGAGCAGGAGAGGGGGCAGGAATAGACGCAGCGGTAGGTGAAGGAGAAGCGACCCTGTCTGCCCGCCTGTTCCATGGCGGCGAGCTGATGCATGAGCTTGAGGTAAGCTACCGCCTGCTGTCTGGCAGCTGCCGTACCAAGCCGGTGGAGATCGCTCTGCCCGCAGCTTACATCGGTTCTGACCGGGACTTCCAGGCGATTCACACGCTGGTACCCGCGCTGTTCCGGACAGAGCCGGAAACGGTAGAGAAGCTTGCGGCCGGAACCCTGCTGATTGTCGGCAGCAAGATGGAGGATAAGGACGGGGCGCTGGACCGGAGGCTGAGAGGATTCGTGCAGCGGGGCGGCCGGCTGCTGCTGCTGGAGCAGCTTCATCTCTCTCCCGGCAGATTGCCGCTCACCCGCAGGGAATTCATCCGCGCCCATGCCGGGGATTACGGGCATCCGGTACTTCGGGGATTAGGCGCGGAGGATCTGATGTACTGGCATGAGGAGCTGCGTGAGGACGGGCCGCTGCCGATCATCCGGGCGGCGTTCGAGAAGCCGGTAACCGGTGACTTCACCCTGCTGCTGGAATGCAGCGCAGGAGACTTCGGAGACGGCGGCGATCTGTGGTCGCCGCTGCTGGAATACCGCAGCGGAGCCGGCATGTTCCTGGCAAATCAGCTGGAGATCATGGATCATCTCCAGCGGGTTCCCCAGGCGCAGCTGCTGCTGCGCAGCCTGCTGCAGTACGCGGGCCGCGCGGTCCACGCGGCCGCTCCCCCGGCTGCGGGGCTGAATGCCTCCGCGGGTCCTGGCATCGCGGCCAGCCCTGGCGCCGCCATCAAGCCCGCCGCCGCCGTCACCGGGTCCGCAGCGGCTGCCGGGCGACCCGCCGCGCTGGCGCCCGCTGCGGCAAGGTCCGCTGCGGTGTGGGTCCGCAGCGGCGGAATGGCGGAGGCCTTGCTCGGCAAGCTCCGCCTGAAGGGCCAGAGCCTGGACAGCGCCGCAGGCTTGTCCGGCCTGCCCCCCGGCCTCCTCGTCGTGGAGGCCGAACTGCTGGGCGTGCCGGGCGCGGCGGAAGCCGTGCGCCAGGCAGCCCTGGCCGGCGGCAGCGTGCTGGTGCTGCCGGCAGAGCCCGGCGGGCAGGAGGCACTCGCCCGCCTGCTGGACGCTCCCGTGCGCATCGCGCCGCACGGCACGTATCATCTGGCGGCGGACTACGCGCACGCCGCCGTCCAGGGCATCAGCCCGGTCGACCTGTTCGGCTTCGATAAGGTGCATCTCTCACCCCGGGATGTCGTCAACCGGGAGCTGGCCGTATGCAGGCTGGAGGTGCCGGGCGCCGAGGTGCTGTGCACCAGCGTGGAAGGCACGGCCTGGAAGGACTATTTCGCCGGGCAGCATACGGCGGAATACAGCAGGCTGGCGCTAGTCGAGCTGAACCGCAGCCAGGCGGCAGCTCCAGGGGCTTTTGTGATCCGCCAGGCGGCCGGAGCGGGAGAGATCCTCTGCTCGCAGCTGCTTACCGACCCCGACAGTGACAAGAGCCTAAGGCTCTACACCCGCCTGCTCGCCAATCTGGGAGCCGCTTTTGACGATGAGCTGCTGCTTCATGACAAGGAGGATGCGCAGTGGGCGGTGGAGGCCGCAATGACGCTGTTCTGTCCGCCGCATATCGACTACGAGGCGATGAAGGCCTACTATACAGACCCTGAATTCTCCCTGAACAATCTGGGGGAAGGCCTATACGGCTGGATGAAGAAAAAAGAACGGCGCACAGACGGAACCTTCCTCATTCCCGCACCGGAAGGACGCCCTCTGTTCCTGAGCTGCTTTGTGCACCTGCCGGAGACGGCGGATGCAGCCTCAGACAGCATGAACAGGGACGGCACAAGAACCGGCAGACTCCGGGTGAACTCGGCCTGTACTTTTGAGATCTATATGAGCGGCAGACTGGTGGCAGATCCTGAACAGGAGATTACGCTGGCCAGCGGGATCAACCGCTTGATCGCCATCGTCCGGGGAGCGCAGGAGGATATCGCCTTCGGCATGGTGTTCCTGAATACAGACAGCACGTATATGAATGATCTGGAGTTCCGCCTGACGATGGATGAGGTGGAGCCCAAGTGA
- a CDS encoding phosphodiester glycosidase family protein has translation MANAKYRQTTWNGITVDYIEADMSTIRIKDLGGTNLTTSSEYGINGTYFDDTTGYVHGIAVTSGGTPVRNYASTNATLKRGRLVCMRPNNGTNQVAYVSVINKIADLSIPTGWIDWAIGGVSLKLQEAVSSEAAYNNLVKDEKGNLSFGANFRAAVGYNGSKIIMAAMTKATNCTALDARGIMKYLGCTDAVMLDGSTASQIRAKQVNSSVPYVSGGPRNIYSVITVNGATWS, from the coding sequence ATGGCTAACGCGAAATATCGACAAACAACCTGGAATGGAATTACAGTAGATTATATTGAAGCAGATATGTCCACAATACGGATTAAAGATTTGGGGGGGACAAATCTCACAACCTCTAGCGAGTACGGGATTAACGGGACTTACTTTGACGATACTACGGGCTATGTTCATGGTATTGCCGTAACATCCGGTGGTACTCCAGTAAGAAATTATGCTTCAACCAATGCAACATTAAAACGCGGCAGGCTTGTTTGTATGCGACCCAATAACGGAACAAATCAAGTAGCATATGTCTCGGTCATCAACAAGATTGCTGACTTGTCCATTCCGACTGGCTGGATTGATTGGGCAATTGGAGGTGTCAGCTTAAAGTTGCAAGAAGCAGTTTCTAGCGAAGCTGCTTACAACAATCTCGTCAAGGATGAAAAAGGAAATCTAAGCTTTGGTGCTAACTTTCGTGCTGCAGTAGGTTATAATGGCAGCAAAATTATTATGGCTGCAATGACCAAAGCCACAAATTGTACAGCTTTGGACGCGAGAGGTATCATGAAATATCTTGGATGTACTGATGCAGTTATGTTGGATGGCAGCACAGCATCACAAATTCGTGCGAAACAAGTAAACAGCAGCGTACCTTACGTCTCAGGTGGTCCACGTAACATCTATAGTGTTATCACAGTAAATGGAGCAACTTGGTCTTAA
- the trxB gene encoding thioredoxin-disulfide reductase, whose product MYKSIIVGTGPAGLTAAIYLARANLNPLVIEGPQPGGQLTTTTEIENFPGFPEGILGPDLMDNMRKQAERFGAQFVTGWVNSVELGDRPFKLNVEGMGTLITDTLIISTGATAKYLGIPGEQDNIGRGVSTCATCDGFFFRGKEIVVVGGGDSALEEAGFLTRFASKVTLVHRREELRASKIMQERVRDNAKVTWGLNRTPVEVIAGDKGVTGLKVINNETGEEEFIEASGVFVAVGHHPNTAFLGGQITTDANGYIVSNPGTSETNIPGVFACGDVQDTRYRQAITAAGSGCMAAMDAEKYIESLEHSAVIM is encoded by the coding sequence ATGTACAAATCAATTATTGTCGGTACTGGACCGGCTGGATTGACAGCTGCTATATATTTGGCCCGGGCGAACCTGAACCCGCTCGTTATCGAAGGTCCGCAGCCAGGCGGACAGCTTACAACTACAACGGAGATCGAGAACTTCCCGGGATTCCCGGAAGGCATTCTGGGTCCTGATCTGATGGATAATATGCGCAAGCAGGCAGAGCGTTTCGGTGCGCAGTTCGTGACCGGCTGGGTGAACAGCGTGGAACTGGGTGACCGTCCGTTCAAGCTGAACGTGGAAGGCATGGGCACGCTGATTACGGATACGCTGATTATCTCCACGGGTGCTACTGCCAAGTATCTCGGGATTCCCGGGGAGCAGGATAACATCGGACGCGGGGTCAGCACTTGTGCTACCTGTGACGGATTTTTCTTCCGCGGCAAAGAGATCGTGGTGGTCGGCGGCGGCGATTCCGCGCTTGAAGAAGCGGGCTTCCTGACACGTTTTGCTTCCAAGGTAACCCTGGTGCACCGCCGTGAAGAGCTGCGGGCCTCGAAGATTATGCAGGAGCGTGTCCGCGATAACGCCAAAGTGACCTGGGGACTGAACCGCACCCCTGTTGAAGTGATTGCCGGAGATAAGGGTGTAACCGGCCTGAAGGTGATCAACAACGAGACCGGGGAAGAAGAGTTCATTGAAGCCAGCGGGGTATTCGTGGCGGTCGGCCATCATCCGAATACGGCATTCCTGGGCGGACAAATCACTACGGATGCAAACGGTTATATTGTATCGAATCCCGGAACCTCCGAGACGAACATTCCCGGCGTATTCGCCTGCGGCGATGTGCAGGATACCCGTTACAGACAGGCCATCACGGCTGCAGGCAGCGGCTGTATGGCGGCTATGGATGCCGAGAAATATATCGAGAGCCTGGAGCACAGCGCAGTAATTATGTAA
- a CDS encoding glutaredoxin family protein, translating to MENVIVYTSTNCPHCRQVKSFLSDKGVAYEERNIEQNEEYAQQVWDMGMRAVPITVIGDMKIVGMNKTKFDKALAATE from the coding sequence ATGGAGAATGTAATTGTATACACATCGACGAATTGCCCGCATTGCCGTCAGGTGAAAAGCTTCCTGAGCGATAAAGGGGTAGCGTACGAAGAACGCAACATCGAGCAGAACGAAGAGTACGCCCAGCAGGTGTGGGATATGGGCATGAGAGCCGTGCCGATTACGGTGATCGGGGATATGAAGATCGTAGGCATGAACAAGACCAAGTTCGACAAGGCTCTGGCTGCAACGGAGTAA
- a CDS encoding glycosyl hydrolase family 65 protein, with amino-acid sequence MSKSNGEEQTDMNANEPVPSAASASSAPFTSSVPPADPSGHAQSNKAVEPPFGSNLLARTAELDQYFAFNDEAREVEFKRHDMPTPWLNYLSNGTFHTMLSHAGGGLAFYKSPQIWRITRYRFFHLPTDRSGPYIYLQDTGTGSYWCPTYEPASRKPQEWRSSHGMGYTRFEAQADELAAKTVYFVGPYENSLIWNLTLTNNSSEVKELNVYAYAEFGMMEFMRELQWQCYNKHQVSVQYHDKEALIYKYGVENQPKPDETPLVYMMSDAPLAGYDGDREEFIGSYRSESNPAAIEQGGCTGSAILGGDPCGALQVRVRLAPGETRTVNFFLGTAMNEEEIERAIGHSREADFVTRSYAALQENWERYLGAWNCELPDQDAQRMLNTWNPYQAQRNFLFSRNISYYATGTFRGVGYRDTAQDILAVVPYDPEAAKDKVRLLLGQQYQDGHVNHYFFPNEGWDPVTSIHSDDHLWTAFAVWDILAETGDAAFLQESIPFYDGGEAPLYDHLKRAVDFTVSRLGPNGFPLMLRSDWNDQLFRVCREGRGESIWTAMQFGTVLLRMKDLAAASGYPEHAADYDRLYGEQKQLVNTLGWDGQWFRRAVMDDGRYLGTAEHEEAQIWLNAQTWATLSGMAESDKGLKAMDSVRDILDTELGIKKLHPSITTFPDPADPLTNYNKGTGENGAVFCHANTWAIIAECMLGRGDQAYKYYRQLIPNVAMEQAGIQRYKAEPYVYASNLFGPESDRFGLANVSWLTGTAAWMYVAATQYIMGIKPVLAGLSINPCIPSSWEGFSVSRRFRGCEYEITVKNNSHVCSGVQEIRVDGERLEGTVIPPYPHKQSVKVEVIL; translated from the coding sequence GTGAGCAAGAGCAATGGAGAGGAGCAGACCGATATGAACGCCAATGAACCGGTACCATCCGCAGCATCTGCATCATCCGCACCGTTCACATCATCCGTACCACCCGCAGACCCATCTGGCCACGCACAGAGTAACAAGGCTGTAGAACCGCCTTTTGGGAGCAATTTGCTTGCCCGCACTGCTGAGCTGGACCAGTATTTCGCCTTCAACGATGAAGCGAGGGAGGTAGAGTTCAAGCGGCATGATATGCCGACCCCCTGGCTGAACTATTTATCCAACGGGACCTTCCATACCATGCTGTCCCATGCGGGCGGCGGATTGGCCTTCTATAAATCTCCGCAGATCTGGAGGATTACCCGCTACCGTTTCTTCCATCTGCCCACCGACCGCTCCGGCCCATATATTTATTTGCAGGATACCGGAACAGGCAGCTACTGGTGTCCCACGTATGAGCCGGCCTCCCGGAAGCCGCAGGAGTGGCGGAGCAGCCATGGCATGGGCTATACCCGCTTTGAAGCGCAGGCGGATGAGCTGGCAGCGAAGACGGTATATTTTGTCGGGCCTTATGAGAATTCGCTGATCTGGAATCTGACGCTGACGAACAATAGCAGTGAGGTCAAGGAGCTGAACGTGTATGCCTACGCCGAGTTTGGGATGATGGAATTCATGCGCGAGCTGCAATGGCAATGCTACAACAAGCATCAGGTCTCGGTGCAGTACCATGACAAGGAAGCGCTGATCTACAAATACGGGGTGGAAAATCAGCCCAAGCCGGACGAAACCCCGCTGGTCTATATGATGTCCGATGCCCCGCTCGCCGGATATGACGGAGACCGTGAAGAATTCATCGGCAGCTACCGCAGCGAATCCAATCCGGCTGCTATTGAGCAGGGGGGCTGCACTGGCTCGGCCATTCTGGGAGGCGACCCCTGCGGCGCACTCCAGGTCCGGGTAAGACTTGCGCCTGGAGAGACCCGCACCGTGAACTTTTTCCTCGGAACAGCGATGAACGAGGAAGAGATTGAACGGGCCATCGGCCATTCACGGGAGGCGGATTTCGTCACCCGTTCCTATGCGGCACTTCAGGAGAACTGGGAGCGTTACCTCGGGGCGTGGAATTGTGAGCTGCCGGATCAGGATGCGCAGCGTATGCTTAATACCTGGAATCCGTATCAGGCGCAGCGGAATTTTCTGTTCTCGCGCAATATTTCGTATTATGCCACCGGCACCTTCCGGGGCGTAGGCTACCGGGATACGGCCCAGGATATTCTGGCGGTCGTACCGTACGATCCCGAGGCAGCCAAGGATAAAGTCCGGCTGCTCCTGGGGCAGCAGTATCAGGACGGGCATGTGAATCATTATTTTTTCCCGAATGAGGGCTGGGACCCGGTGACCAGCATCCATTCGGATGATCACCTGTGGACGGCGTTTGCCGTATGGGACATTCTGGCCGAGACCGGGGACGCGGCGTTCCTTCAGGAGAGTATCCCGTTCTATGATGGCGGTGAAGCGCCGCTGTATGATCATTTGAAGCGGGCGGTGGACTTCACCGTCTCCCGGCTGGGACCGAACGGCTTCCCGCTGATGCTGCGCTCGGACTGGAATGACCAGCTTTTCCGCGTATGCCGTGAGGGCAGGGGAGAGAGCATCTGGACAGCGATGCAGTTCGGGACCGTGCTGCTGCGCATGAAGGATCTGGCGGCGGCCTCCGGTTACCCGGAGCATGCGGCGGACTATGACCGGCTCTACGGGGAGCAGAAGCAGCTTGTGAACACTCTGGGCTGGGACGGGCAATGGTTCCGGCGGGCGGTGATGGATGACGGGCGGTATCTGGGTACCGCTGAGCATGAGGAGGCCCAGATCTGGCTCAATGCGCAGACCTGGGCGACCCTGTCCGGGATGGCTGAGTCTGACAAGGGGCTGAAGGCGATGGACAGTGTGCGCGACATTCTCGATACAGAGCTGGGCATCAAAAAACTGCATCCGTCCATCACCACCTTCCCTGATCCCGCCGATCCGTTAACCAACTATAACAAAGGAACCGGGGAGAACGGGGCCGTCTTCTGCCATGCCAATACCTGGGCAATTATTGCGGAGTGTATGCTGGGCAGAGGGGACCAGGCGTACAAATATTACCGCCAGCTGATCCCGAACGTCGCCATGGAGCAAGCCGGAATCCAGCGCTACAAAGCGGAGCCGTATGTCTATGCCTCGAACCTGTTCGGGCCGGAGTCCGACAGATTCGGTCTGGCGAACGTATCTTGGCTGACCGGGACGGCCGCATGGATGTATGTAGCCGCTACGCAGTACATTATGGGGATCAAGCCGGTGCTGGCCGGACTGTCCATTAACCCGTGCATCCCGTCTTCCTGGGAGGGCTTCTCGGTCAGCCGGCGGTTCCGTGGCTGCGAGTATGAGATTACCGTGAAGAACAATAGCCATGTCTGCTCAGGCGTCCAAGAAATCCGGGTGGACGGCGAACGGCTCGAAGGAACAGTCATCCCCCCATACCCGCACAAACAATCCGTGAAAGTGGAGGTCATACTGTAA
- a CDS encoding heavy metal translocating P-type ATPase, with protein MQATSKSMPKSIARQGGAQQPRTPRPRRFDPLAMLSNSEMQAALGSGLIMLAAWATSGWSEVLSVILYVISYTLGGWMKAKEGVETLVKERDLDVNLLMIAAALGAASIGYWNEGAMLIFIFALSGALESYTMERSKKDISSLLALKPATAVRIEQGAMSEVTIDQLVLGDLLLIRPGELVPADGKVCRGESSVNQASITGESLPVDKTVGSEVFAGTVNGEGPLYIEVTKTAENTLFAKIIRMVEEAENEVPDSQRFIKRLESVYARVVVAATVLLITLPPFVLDWSWSDTFYKAMVFLVVASPCALVSSIMPAMLSAISKSARKGILFKGGVHLENMARTSVVAFDKTGTLTEGIPQVTDFIAGEGYVREELLAVSASIEKLSGHPLAEAIVALAEAEQIGLRDIEESQSVTGWGIEGVIDGQLWRIGKSNLLDEAEGSAAGAATDHWKALRSSLEQEGKTVSLILAGETIAGMIALQDTVRPQAAAAVRKLHDLGIKVAMLTGDREATARVIAGQSGVDLVFAGLLPEDKVSHIKTLREQYGHVIMVGDGVNDAPALATATVGMGMGMKGSGAALEIADVVLMNDNIEEIAGTIALARRTQRIVKQNMIFAVTVIAALMISNFVQGIALPFGVVGHEGSTILVILNGLRLLR; from the coding sequence ATGCAAGCAACCTCGAAATCAATGCCCAAATCCATAGCGCGTCAAGGAGGGGCGCAGCAGCCCCGTACTCCGAGACCGCGCCGCTTTGATCCGCTGGCAATGCTCAGCAACTCCGAAATGCAGGCCGCTCTGGGGAGCGGGCTGATTATGCTCGCAGCCTGGGCTACCAGCGGCTGGTCGGAGGTCTTATCTGTAATTCTCTACGTGATCTCGTATACACTGGGCGGCTGGATGAAGGCGAAAGAAGGCGTGGAGACGCTGGTCAAGGAGCGTGACCTGGATGTCAACCTGCTGATGATCGCCGCAGCGCTGGGTGCCGCCTCCATCGGGTACTGGAATGAAGGGGCGATGCTGATCTTCATCTTTGCGCTGAGCGGAGCGCTGGAGAGTTATACGATGGAACGCAGCAAAAAGGATATCTCCTCTCTGCTGGCCCTCAAGCCTGCCACTGCGGTCCGCATCGAGCAGGGCGCGATGAGTGAGGTAACCATTGATCAGCTCGTGCTGGGCGATCTGCTGCTGATCCGTCCGGGTGAGCTGGTTCCTGCTGACGGCAAGGTGTGCCGGGGGGAATCATCTGTGAATCAGGCCTCCATCACGGGAGAATCGCTTCCTGTAGACAAAACTGTCGGCAGTGAAGTATTCGCCGGCACCGTTAATGGAGAAGGCCCCCTGTATATAGAAGTAACGAAGACTGCCGAGAATACGCTGTTCGCCAAAATCATCCGCATGGTAGAAGAGGCGGAGAACGAAGTGCCGGATTCGCAGCGTTTTATCAAACGGCTGGAATCCGTATATGCCCGAGTTGTGGTGGCTGCCACAGTACTGCTGATCACCTTGCCGCCGTTTGTGCTGGACTGGAGCTGGAGCGATACGTTCTACAAGGCCATGGTCTTCCTGGTCGTGGCGTCCCCGTGTGCACTGGTATCCTCAATCATGCCCGCCATGCTGTCGGCTATCTCCAAGAGCGCCCGCAAAGGCATCCTGTTCAAAGGCGGGGTTCATCTGGAGAATATGGCGCGGACCTCAGTTGTTGCTTTTGACAAAACGGGTACTCTGACGGAAGGCATTCCGCAGGTCACGGACTTCATCGCCGGAGAAGGGTATGTGCGGGAAGAGCTGCTGGCCGTGAGTGCCTCCATCGAGAAGCTGTCGGGGCATCCGCTGGCAGAGGCCATTGTCGCGCTGGCGGAAGCGGAGCAGATCGGACTGCGGGATATTGAAGAGAGCCAGTCGGTTACCGGCTGGGGAATTGAAGGCGTCATAGACGGCCAGCTGTGGCGGATCGGCAAGTCCAATCTGCTGGATGAAGCGGAAGGGTCGGCTGCCGGGGCGGCTACGGACCATTGGAAGGCTCTGCGCAGCAGTCTGGAACAGGAAGGCAAAACGGTATCGCTGATCCTTGCCGGAGAGACCATCGCCGGAATGATTGCCTTGCAGGACACCGTTCGCCCCCAGGCGGCGGCTGCCGTGCGCAAGCTGCATGATCTGGGGATCAAGGTAGCGATGCTGACCGGTGACCGCGAGGCTACAGCCCGGGTCATTGCGGGGCAGAGCGGCGTTGACCTTGTGTTCGCCGGGCTTTTGCCGGAAGATAAGGTATCGCATATCAAGACGCTTCGGGAGCAATACGGTCATGTGATCATGGTAGGCGATGGGGTGAATGATGCGCCTGCGCTCGCAACCGCAACGGTTGGCATGGGCATGGGCATGAAGGGCAGCGGGGCTGCACTGGAGATTGCCGATGTGGTGCTGATGAATGACAACATTGAAGAGATTGCCGGGACGATTGCCCTGGCGCGCCGGACGCAGCGGATTGTGAAGCAGAATATGATCTTTGCCGTAACGGTCATTGCCGCCTTGATGATCAGTAACTTTGTGCAGGGGATTGCGCTGCCGTTCGGGGTGGTCGGGCATGAGGGAAGTACGATTCTCGTTATCCTTAACGGATTGCGTCTGCTGCGTTAG